A window of Kineococcus sp. NBC_00420 genomic DNA:
TGCACCCGGGCGCTGCTGGCCTCGTACAAGGTGCGTTCGGTCGCGACCGTCGGTGGGAACGTCTGCGCCGCCCTCCCGGCCGGGGCGATGACGTCGCTGACCGCCGCCCTCGACGGGGTCGCGGAACTCTGGGTGGCCGACGGCGGGATCCGCCGGGTGCCGGTCGCGGAGTTCGTGACCGGCGACAACCGCACCGCGCTGGAACCCGGCGAGGTGCTGCGGGCGATCGACCTTCCCGTCACCGCGTTGCGCGCGACGACGGCGTTCCGCCGGGTGGCGCTGGCCCGGCTCGGCCGTTCGGCGTCGTTGGTCGTGGGACGGCGGGAGGAGGACGGCGGTTTCACCCTCACGGTGACGGCGTCCACCCCGTACCCGCTGGTGTTCTCCCACCCCTCCGTCCCGGACCCGCGGACCCTCGTCGCCGAGGTCGAGGAGCGGGTCGAGGCCGGGCCGGGCTGGTTCGACGACGTCCACGGCGCCCCCGACTGGCGCCGGGCGACGACGTTGCGCTTCGCCGCCGAGATCGTGGAGGAACTCTCGTGAAGATCGTGGTCAACGGGGAGACCCGCGACGTCCAACCCCGGGCGGGACAGTGCCTGCGGACGCTCCTGCGGGAGAGTTCGCACGTCGAGGTGAAGAAGGGCTGTGACTCCGGCGACTGCGGCGCCTGCACCGTCCTGGTCGAGGGGAACCCGGTCCACTCCTGCCTCTACCCCGCGCTGCGCGCGGCCGACCGGGAGATCACCACCGTCGCCGGACTGGGAACGCCGGAGGCGCTCAGCCCCGTGCAGCAGCGGTTCGTCGACGCCGCGGGTTTCCAGTGCGGTTTCTGCACCGCGGGCATGGTGGTGACGGCCTCGGCGTTCGACGACACCCAGCGCGCCGACCTCGCCGAGCACCTCAAGGGGAACCTCTGCAGGTGCACCGGATACCGCGCGATCCGCGAGGCGATCACCGGCGGCGACCTGGAACCGCTGCCCGCCAGCGGGAAGGTGGGGGAGCGGGTGGGTGCCCCCGCGGGTCGCCGCGTCGTCACGGGCCGCGAGCGCTACACCCTCGACCACGGCCCGGACGAGGTGCCCGGTGACGTCCTGCACGTCGCCGTCCTGCGCAGTCCGCACGCGCACGCCCGGATCACCCGCATCGACCCCGCGGCCGCCGAGGCCCTCGCGGGCGTCCACCTCGTACTGACCCACGAGAACGTCCCGCAGACGCTGTTCTCGACGGGCCGGCACGAGAACCGCCTCGACGACCCGGACGACACGCTGATCCTCGACCCGGTACTCCGCCACGTCGGGCAACGCGTCGCGGTCGCGGTCGCCGAGGACCTGGCCACCGCCGAGGAGGCGTTGCGCCGCATCGTCGTGGAGTACGAGGAACTCCCCGCCGTGTTCGACCCGGCCCTCGCCCGCGAACCCGGTGCCCCCCTGGTCCACGGCGACAAGGACGCCGCGGCCTCCCGCATCGGCGACCCGCAGCGCAACGTCGTCGCGGAACTGCACGGCGGGGTCGGCGACGTGGACCTGGCCCTCGCCCGGGCCGACGTGACGGTGTCGGGGACCTGGCAGACCCAGCGCGTCTCCCACGTCGCCCTCGAGACCCACGCGGCGGTGTCGTGGCTGGACGAGGACGGCCGGTTGGTCGTCCGGGCCAGCACCCAGGTGCCGTTCCTGGTGCGCGACGAACTCGCCCGCATCCTCGGGGTGGAACCCGACCGGGTCCGGGTCCTCGCCGCCCGGGTCGGCGGGGGTTTCGGCGGCAAGCAGGAACTCCTCGTCGAGGACCTGGTCGGGTTGGCGACCCTGCGGACGGGACGCGCCGTCCAGTACGAGACGACCCGCGGGGACACCCTCTCAGCGATGCCGACCCGCCACCCGTTCCGGGTGTCCGTGCGGTTGGGGGCCACCCTGGACGGAACCCTCACCGCCCTGGCGTTGGAGGTGCTGTCCAACGCCGGCGCCTACGGCAACCACTCGCCCGGGGTGATGTTCCACGGCTGCCACGAGACGGTGGCGACCTACCGCTGCGAGAACAAGCGGGTCGACGCGCAGGCCGTCTACACGAACACCGTCCCCTCCGGTGCGTTCCGCGGTTACGGACTCGGGCAGGTCGTGTTCGGCCTCGAGTCGGCCATGGACGACCTCGCCCGCGAGCTCGGGATGGACCCCTACGAGTTGCGGCGACGCAACGTCGTGGTGCCCGGCGACCCGTTCGTGGTGACGTCCTACCCCTCCGACGGTTCCGAGGCCGACGACGGTCTGCGCTACGGCAGCTACGGACTCGACCAGTGCCTCGACCTGGTCGAGGAGGGCATGAGCCGGGACGGTGAACCCGCCCCGGAGGGTCCGCAGTGGCGGACGGGGTCCGGGATGGCGCTGTCGATGATCGCGACCACCCCGCCCCGGGGGCACTTCGCCGACACGAGCGTGCGGTTGCTGGCGGACGGGACGTGGGAGCTGAACGTCGGCACGGCCGAGTTCGGCAACGGGACGAGCACCGTCCACCAGCAGATCGCGGTCTCCGCCCTCGGGACGACCGCCGACCGTCTCCGCCTGCGCCAGAGCGACACCGACGTCACGCGGCACGACACGGGTGCGTTCGGCTCGGCCGGCTCCGTCGTCGCCGGCAAGGCGTTGCTGTCGGCGTGCGAGCAGGTCGCGGACCAGGTGCGGACGCTCGCCGCCGACCTGC
This region includes:
- a CDS encoding FAD binding domain-containing protein; amino-acid sequence: MDLNTIETIIPVRDRDALRRAHDGDPTTSVLAGGTWLFSLPQPHLRTLVDLTTLDWEPFTVTDAGLRLAATCPIGALESIPVPTDWTARALFRQCTRALLASYKVRSVATVGGNVCAALPAGAMTSLTAALDGVAELWVADGGIRRVPVAEFVTGDNRTALEPGEVLRAIDLPVTALRATTAFRRVALARLGRSASLVVGRREEDGGFTLTVTASTPYPLVFSHPSVPDPRTLVAEVEERVEAGPGWFDDVHGAPDWRRATTLRFAAEIVEELS
- a CDS encoding molybdopterin-dependent oxidoreductase, which gives rise to MKIVVNGETRDVQPRAGQCLRTLLRESSHVEVKKGCDSGDCGACTVLVEGNPVHSCLYPALRAADREITTVAGLGTPEALSPVQQRFVDAAGFQCGFCTAGMVVTASAFDDTQRADLAEHLKGNLCRCTGYRAIREAITGGDLEPLPASGKVGERVGAPAGRRVVTGRERYTLDHGPDEVPGDVLHVAVLRSPHAHARITRIDPAAAEALAGVHLVLTHENVPQTLFSTGRHENRLDDPDDTLILDPVLRHVGQRVAVAVAEDLATAEEALRRIVVEYEELPAVFDPALAREPGAPLVHGDKDAAASRIGDPQRNVVAELHGGVGDVDLALARADVTVSGTWQTQRVSHVALETHAAVSWLDEDGRLVVRASTQVPFLVRDELARILGVEPDRVRVLAARVGGGFGGKQELLVEDLVGLATLRTGRAVQYETTRGDTLSAMPTRHPFRVSVRLGATLDGTLTALALEVLSNAGAYGNHSPGVMFHGCHETVATYRCENKRVDAQAVYTNTVPSGAFRGYGLGQVVFGLESAMDDLARELGMDPYELRRRNVVVPGDPFVVTSYPSDGSEADDGLRYGSYGLDQCLDLVEEGMSRDGEPAPEGPQWRTGSGMALSMIATTPPRGHFADTSVRLLADGTWELNVGTAEFGNGTSTVHQQIAVSALGTTADRLRLRQSDTDVTRHDTGAFGSAGSVVAGKALLSACEQVADQVRTLAADLLGVGVRQVELGPAAASGGGRSVILPELHAEGLRRNGSAPGAHGDEDAALRSVAFNVQGFRVAVDVDSGEVRILRSVHAVDAGTVLNPVQLRGQVEGGVAQAIGSSLFEEVRVGPDGVSPTVSLREYYVPRIDDLPDTEVRYADTYDTIGPLGAKSMSEAPYNPVAPALANAIRDAIGVRLFELPMSADRVWRATPDA